ATGTCACTTGCCGGTCGCACGATTGTCGTGACCGGTGCCGGTCAGGGAATCGGCCTGGGCATTGCACGCCTGGCCATCGAATTGGGTGCCAACGTCGCAGCTGTCGACCTCAATGCCGATGCCCTGCACAGCGCTGCCCATGAGCTGGGCGAGCACTATCTGCCACTGGCGGGCAGTGTCAGTGACCAGGCCTTCGTACAGTCGGCCGTGGAACAGGCTGTCAGCCACTTCGGGGCCGTCCACGGTCTGGTCAACAACGCCGGCATTGGCCGGCCGGCCATGATCGAAAAGATGACGCTGGAGCAATGGCAACAGGTGATCGATGTGCACCTGACAGGCTCGTTTTTCTTCACCCAGGCGGTCGGCCAGCATCTATTGCAACGCGCTCGGGCGGGCGACAGCGCGCCGGGCTCGATCGTGTTTATCTCGTCCGATGCCGGGCGCCGCGGCAGCCTCGGCCAGATCAACTATTCGGCGGCCAAGTCCGGCATGTTCGGCATGGCCATGACAGCTGCACGGGAATGGGCAAAACACGGCATCCGCGCAAACGCGGTGTGTTTCGGCATGGTGGAAACCGCCATGACCGAGAAGGTGCGTACCGATCCGAAGTTTCTCGAAACCTACCTGGCGCAGATTGCACTGGGTCGCTTCGCCTCTCCTGAAGAAGTTTCAGTCCCTGTCTGCTTCCTGCTGTCCGAAGCGGCTTCCTATATCACCGGCCAGGTCCTTTCGGTCAATGGCGGGTACACCATAGCGGTATGACTATGCACAATATTGCCAAAGAAGCACTTGCAGGCCTGCGCGTACTCGACATGACCCGGGTCATTGCCGGCCCTTATGCCGGACAGATACTCGCCGACCTCGGCGCCGACGTCCTCAAGGTCGAACGCCAGGGCGAAGGCGACGATATCCGTCGCATCGGCCCGCCATGGATCAAGGGCACCGAGAACGAACCCCACCAGGAGTCCACCTACAGCCAATCGGTCAACCGCAATAAGCGCTCGATCAGCGTCAATTTCGCTGAGCGCGAAGGCGCCGAGCTATTGCGCCAGCTGGCGGCCAAATCGGACATCCTGCTGGAGAACTACCGGACCGGCACCCTGGCCAAATACGGCCTGAGCTATGAAGAGCTGCGCGAGATCAACCCGCGCCTGATTTACTGCTCTATCACCGGTTTCGGTCAGACCGGCCCCTACGCCAACCGGTCTGGTTATGACTACCTGATCCAGGCCATGGCCGGGGTGATGTCGGTGACCGGTCACCGCGACGAACACGCCGGCGATGGCCCCATGCGAGTCGGTGTTCCAGTGGCGGATATCTGCGCCGGCCTCTACGCCGCCATCGGCGTACTGGCCGCGGTCAATCACCGCCATGAGAGCGGTGAGGGCCAGCACATCGATGTGTCGCTGTTCGACTCCCAGGTCGCCGCACTGCTCAACACCTTTTCTGCCTGGTTCAACGGTGGCAAGGAGCTGGGCCGCACGGGTAACGATCACCCAAGCGCATCGCCTTATGGTGTTTACGCGGTGGATGACGGCTTTATCCTGGTCGCGACCTTCAATGACCGCGAATTCGCCCGGCTAGCCGCCGCTGTGGACCGCTCCGAGTGGATCGAAGACCCCCGCTTTGCCCGCAACGGTGCGCGTGTCGCCAATCGCCAGGAACTGTCGGCGCTGCTTACCGAGGCGTTGCGTGGCCGTGGCAAGGATGAGTGGATCGCCCACCTCAATGCCGCCACCGTGTCCTGCGGACCGATCAACAGCATGGCCGACCTTGAGCGCGACCCGCATGCCATTGAGCGCGAAATGATCGTACCGCTGGAACACCCGGTCAATGGCACGATTCGTACCGCGGCAAGCCCGATGCGGTTTTCCTCGACGCCGGTTCAATACAAGTCGGCGCCACCGACTATCGGCGAACACACCAGTGAAATTCTCGGTGACTGGCTGGGGATGAACCCGGCGCACATCGAAGAACTGCGTCAACGCAACGTCATCTGAGGGATCTGTCATGACATCAACCTTCAGTTTCAAACCCTTGCAGCTGCCTGCCGCCCTGGAGCCTTTACGCCAGGAAGTCCGGTCTTTTCTGCAGGACAGCGCCAGCCAATGGTCGGGCTGGAAGATCGGTCACTCCTGGACGGGGTTCGACCGCGAATTCAGCCTAGAAGTCGGTCGCCGCGGCTGGATCGGCATGACCTGGCCAAAAGCCTACGGCGGCCACGAGCGCTCCGGCCTGGAGCGATACGTGGTGGTCGAGGAAATGCTCGCTGCAGGCGCGCCGCTGGGTGCGCACTGGTTCGGCGACCGACAGAGCGGCCCCCTGCTCTTGCGCCTGGGCAGTGAAGAACAGCGTCGCCGCTTCATTCCACTCATCGTCAAAGGCCAGGCCTCGTTTTGCATTGGCCTGAGCGAACCCGACTCGGGCTCGGACCTGGCTTCGCTACGATCGCGCGCTACCCGTGTCGCCGGTGGCTGGCGACTTAATGGCCGCAAGGTCTGGACCACCAACGCACACCTGTGCGACTTCATGATCGGGCTGTTCCGCACGGGTGCCAGTGCTGACGCGGAGCGCCACAAAGGCCTTTCTCAGTTCCTGATCGACATGCGCTCATCCGGCATCGAAGTACGCCCCATTCACGATCTGACAGGCGAAGCGCACTTCAATGAAGTCGTCTTCGACGATGTCTTCGTTCCCGACGATATGCTGGTGGGGCAAGAAGGTGACGGCTGGAGCCAGGCCACGGCGGAGCTGGCTTTCGAACGCAGCCAACCGGATCGCTATATGAGCAGCTTTCCTCTGCTGCCCTTGACCATCGAAGCCCTGCATGGCGACCACAAGGCCGACCGTCTGGCGGCACGAAAACTGGGAGAGGCCTACGCGGAATTGACGGTGTTGCGCGAGATGTCGCTGTCCATCCTTGGCCAACTTCAGGATGGCCACTCCCCTGCCAAGGAAGCCGCCCTGGTCAAGGACCTGGGCAATACCCATGAGCAACGAATCCCGGAGCTCGTGCGCGAATTGCTCGACACGCCATCCACCCTTGTCAGGGGTAACAAGTTGAGTGAATTGCAGGGTTTCCTCGTACAGAACGTGCCGAGCTTCTCCCTGCGTGGCGGAACACGCGAAATTTTGCGCGGCATCATTGCCAAGGGGCTTGGACTGCGATGAGTGACGACATGAACATCAGCGAAATGCTCGCAGAACAAGTGAACCGACTCTTCACTGACCGTATCGATCGCCAGACCTGGGTCGATGCTGAAGATGGTCGCCCGGCGACAGTCCTCTGGGCCGAGATCGAGCAGTTGGGCATCCCCCTCGCCATGTGTCAGGAACAGCATGGCGGCGCCGGCCTGAGCTGGACCGAGAGTGAACCGATGTTGCGTCTGTGTGGCACCCATGCGGTTCCTTTGCCCGTCGGGGAAACGGCCATCGCAGCGTGGGCGCTTTCCTGTGCCGGACTGCAAGTGCCTGAAGGTCCCATGGCGGTATCGACCAGCGTGTATCAACTGGATGGGCAAGATCGCTTGCTGGGTCGTGACCCGCAATTAAGCTGGTTGCCGCAGGTCGAGCATGTCGTATTGCTCGCCGAGCGCGAAGGCGACCTGTACCTATGCCTGGTTAGAGCCAGTGAAGGTGAGCAGCAAATAGTCGAAACCCTCGACCGCCTTCCCTGCGCGCAATGGAACCTGAGCAACACGCGTCCCGAACAGTTTGCAGCCGCACCGCCAATACTTGGAACGAGCACGCTGCAACCGCTGATCGCTGTGCTCAGAAGCATTCAGATGGCCGGAGCTTTGGCTAAGGTGCTGGAGTTCTGTGTGGACTATGCCAACACCCGTGTGCAGTTCGGCAAACCGATCGGTAAGTTCCAGGCCATTCAGCACATGATTGCCGAGCTCGCCTCCCAAGCAGCGGCAGCCCAGGTTGCTGGCCTGTACGCGGCACGCATGATCGATGCAGGTAATCCGTTCCAGGCGGCGGCAGTGGCCAAGGCACTGGTTGGAAAGGCCGCAGGACGCGCTGCCGCCATGGCCCACCAGGTGTTTGGTGCCATTGGCGTGACCGACGAGCACAGCCTTCACTACTACACCCGACGCCTGTGGCAATGGCGCGCGGATGCCGGTAGCGAACACTACTGGGCAGAACGTCTGGGCCAACAGATTTTGGCTCGTGACGGTGCGGCCTTGTGGAGCAGGCTGACCCAACCGATGGAACAGTCTGCCTAGCATCAGGATGTTGTCGGCCTTGCTTGCAGGGCCGACACGCTCTCAGTTTCTTCGTATCACTTCTGGCTTCTGATCAACTGCAAAAACTCTTGGCGAGTGTTGGCACATTCGCGCAACTGTCCGAGCATGACCGAGGTCGTCATCATTGAGTTCTGCTTTTCCACGCCGCGCATCATCATGCACAGGTGCTTGGCTTCAATCACCACGGCGACACCGACGGCATTGGTGACTTGCTGGACCGCTTCGGCAATCTGCCGAGTCAGGTTTTCCTGAATCTGCAGGCGGCGCGCAAACATATCGACGATGCGGGCAATCTTCGACAAGCCCAATACCTTGCCGGACGGAATGTAGGCCACATGCGCCTTGCCAATGAACGGCAGTAGATGGTGCTCGCACAACGAGTACAGCTCGATATCCTTGACGATCACCATTTCATCGTTGTCCGACTCGAACAGCGCACCGTTGACGAGTTCTTCGACGGTTTTCTGGTAACCATTACACAAATACTGCATGGCCTTGGCCGCACGTTTTGGGGTGTCCAGCAACCCTTCACGTTCGACATTTTCACCAAGCCCCTGAAGGATGGCCTGATAGTGCTGCGACAACTGCTCGCTCATATCGCCCTCACGAAACCACGCCGGCCAACACCTGCGCAGACAAATCAATCGACTGGAAGAAAGCGGGCTCGTTTAGCAAATCAAACGAGCCCTTGGGCCTGGAGCGCTGCAGATCAGATCCTTTTCAGAATGGTGACGACGCAGGCGCCGCCCAACCCGACGTTGTGCTGCAGCCCCAGGCGTGCGCCAGGTACCTGGCGATCACCCGCCAACCCGCGTAAATGCCAGGACACTTCAGCAATTTGTGCCAGGCCCGTCGCCCCCAATGGATGCCCCTTGGACAACAGTCCGCCGGATGGGTTGGTGACCACCTTGCCCCCATAGGTGTTGTCGCCATCGAGAACGAAGCGTTCGCTGCCGCCTTCGGCGCACAAGCCCAGCGCCTCGTAGCTGATGATCTCATTGGATGAGAAGCAGTCATGCAGCTCGACCAGATCCAGGTCCTGCGGCCCGACACCTGCTTGCGCATAGGCTTGCTGAGCAGCCCGCGAGGTCATGCCGGCACCGACCACTTGGATCATGCTGCCGGACTCGTAGCTTTGCGGTCCGTCGGTGGTCAGGCTCATGCCGGCGATCTCCACGCAATTGGCCAGGCCATGTTTGCGTGCATAGGCTTCGGACACCACCACTGTCGCTGCGGCGCCGCAGGTCGGCGGACAGCACATCAGGCGCGTCAATGGACCAAAAATGGCTGGCGAACCCATGACCTGCTCCAGGGTCAGCGGGTCAGTGAACAGTGCGTAAGGGTTGCGCCCGGCATGGCTGCGGGCCTTGACCGAAACCCGACCGAACAGCTCGGCAGTCACGTTGTATTTTTCCATGTACTCGGCACCCGCCCCACCGAAGTACTGAGGCCCAGTGGGCGCCAGCTCGTCCCAGCCACGGATGCGTCGAGTGGCCTCATCGATACGCACAGTGATTGGCGTGCGGGCAGCGGCGTCACTGCCAGCCAGGGCACCGGGATTCATTTGTTCGAAACCAACGGCCAAGGCAACATCGACAACCCCGCTCATGACCGCCTGACGCGCCAGAAACAAGGCCGAAGAGCCGCTGGCACAGGCGTTGTTGACGTTGATCACCGGAATCTGCGTCAACCCCGCATGGTATAGCGCCGTCTGCCCAGAGCAGGTGTCACCGGAAACGAAACCGGCATACGCCTGCTGTACCTGACCATATTCAATACCGGCATCCTTGAGGGCACTGGCAATCGCCTGTGCGCCCATGACGTCATACATTTCACTCTTGCCTGGCTTGGTGAACTTGACCATGCCAACACCGGCGACCAGAACTTTATTGCTCATGCTGTTCTCCACAGGACGATGCGCGTCCGAGATGAGTTGATCGGTGCTTGCTTAACGAGCGAAATCCATGATGGTCAGGGCAGTTTCCGAGCGGAAAACCTTGTCCTCTTCAGCGGCCAGACGCTGGGCACTGAACTGCGGATCGACGCCACCACCACGAATGCCTTCAGCCGACACCAGCTTCAGTTCTCGCACGCTCTGACCAGAAGCAAACAGGCAATGCCCGGTGCGCTGACCGGATAGCTCACTGACCATGTAAAGCACCACCTGGGCCACATGCTCGGGCGCCAACTGAGCCTTGCTGATTTCGTCCATCAATGGCGCGGTCAGCGCGGAAACCGCGGCCGGTGCGAGCGTCCAGACCCGCACGCCGAATTTGGCAGCCTCGATCGCCAGCACATTGGAGAAGCCCCAGGCACCACATTTGGACGCTGCGTAGTTGGCCTGGCCAAAATTGCCAACCAGCCCGGACGTGGAAGAGGTGTTGACGATGACCCCGCCACCGTTCTCCTTCATCCAGCCAAATACCGGTTGAGTGACGGCGTACATGCTCTTGAGGTTGACCGCGATGACTGCATCCCAATCCGCTTCGCTCAACTTGAGGAACGATTTGTCGCGAAGGATCCCGGCGTTGTTGATCAGGATATCGGCGCGTCCGAAATGCTCCAGTGCGGTTGCGCACAAGGTCTGACCGCCTTCGACGGTCGAGATGTCCTGGGTGTGGGCGACTGCCTGACCACCGCTATCGCGTATCCCCTGCGCCACTGACTCGGCAATATAGGCACCGTTTTCGTCACGCCCCAGGTCATTGACCACAATGGCCGCGCCCTCGGCGGCTAGCAACGTTGCATAGGCAGCACCCAGCCCGCGCCCGGCACCGGTGATGATTGCGACTTTCCCACTCAATAAAGCCATTGTCTGTCTCCAAAACGTTCTTGTTATGAGCGAGGCCTCGGACACCCAACTGAACCTCAGTCACTAATTTATGACGAATGGCCTGTTTTTAGCGGCCCCACATGAATACTACACCGCATAACTGACTATTTGACAGTTTTAATGTTAAAGGCAATGCTATGGCTCAGCAACCACCCTGGCCGAGGAATAAAACGTGTCTCTCGATTACCAACGTATAAAAAACTGGTCCATTCCAGAGGCCAGACAAACCTACAGCGAACGCGACACCATCCTTTATGCATTGGGTGTCGGTGCCGCTACCTGCAACCCTCTCGCCGCCGAGGACCTGCAGTACGTCTACGAGCCTGGCTTGAAGGCGTTGCCGACCATGGCCAGCATCCTGGCCGGCGGCGCATCCTGGCTGGCCGATCCGGAAACCGGAATTGACCTGAGCAAGGTCCTGCATGGCGAACAGTTCCTGACCCTGCATCAGCCCCTTCCCGCTCACGGTGAAGTGATCGGCCGTGACCAGGTCGACGAAATTTTCGACAAGGGTGCTGACAAGGGTGCGGTGATGTACATGTCGCGGCGCATCTACTGCGCGCGCACTGAAACGCTACTGGCGACCTCGAAGTGGTCGACCTTCATGCGTGGCAACGGCGGCTTCGGTGGCTCGGCCGAAGGCCAGCCCAAGCCGCACCCAATCCCTACAGACCGGCCTTGCGATTTGAGCATCGAGCTGGAAAGCCGTCCTGAGCAGGCCGTGATTTATCGCCTGTCCGGAGATTTGAATCCCTTGCACATCGACCCGGCCTTTTCCGCCCTCGCCGGTTTCGACAAGCCGATCCTGCACGGCATGAGCAGCTATGGAATGGCTGGCAGGGCACTGATCAAGTTGCTTTGCGACAACGACCCCGCTCGACTGCGGGAGCTGAACCTGCGCTTCGCCGCACCTATGTATCCCGGTGAAACGTTGCGTATCGAAGCCTGGCGCGAAGGCCCTGGCCAGGCCTCTTTCAGAGTGATTGCTACACAGCGCGACATCACCATCCTCAACAACGGTTACGTTGAGTTCGACGCATGACTGACAACAGGAAAACCATCATGGAATACCAAGACATCAGCTACGAAATCATCGGCCACGTGGCCCGCATCAGTCATAACCGGCCAGGCAACGCCAACGCCGAATCGGAAAACTTGCTCGCCGAACTCGACCACGCTCTGGATCTGGCGAAAAAGGACGACAATGTCCGCGTGCTTATCATTGGCGCCATAGGCAAGCACTTTTCGGCCGGGCACGACTTGATGGATGGCATGGAAAAACGCGGCGAATTCTCGCCCGAGCAGCACTGGCTGTGGGAAAGCGAACACTACCTGGGCAACGCTCTGCGCATCTGGGACTTTCCAAAACCAACGATCGCTCAAGTACAAGGTGCCTGCATCGCCGGTGGTTTCATGGTCGCCAACATGTGCGACATCATGATCGCTGCCGACGACGCCTTCTTCAGCGACCCGGTCGCCCATAGCCTGGCTGCGGCCTCGGTGGAAACACTGGTCCATCCTTGGGTAATGGGCATTCGCAAAGCCAAGGAATTTCTGTTCACCGGGCAGAAAATCAGCGCAAGCGAAGCCAAGGAATGGGGCATGGTCAACCATGTGGTGCCACGCGCGGAACTTGAGCAATACACCATGAACATGGCCGAGCACATCGCCAAGGCACCCCCCATTGGCTTGCGCATGCTCAAGCGTTCGATCAATCGTTCGGCTGACATCATGGGTTTCCGCAATTCGATCATGGCGCACTTCGACACTCACATCCTCAGCACCTCGACCAACGAGCACTACGCCGTAGCCGCCGCTGGCATGCGCGCCTCGCTCGAAGCCGCCAAGAAAGCCCAATCCTGAGCCCCAACGGGCAGGCCTGCGGGCCTGCCCATCCGTGTCATCGCCTGGAGCAACCGTAGTGTCCCTTGATTATCAAACGCTAATGAACTGGCCGTTTGCGGCCTCCACTCGCACCTACGGCAGAGCTGACAGCATTCGCTTCGCCAAAGGTTTCGGTGCGGGCGTCGACCCCAGCTGGCAGGATATTGATAGCCGCTTTATCGATGACAACCCGGCATTGACTGGCCTGCCAATGAGTGCCGTAGCCTTGGCTGATGGTGAGTTCTGGCAGCAAGATCCGCGCAGCGGGATCGTCTGGCAGCAGATGGTGCATGCCCAGGAGAGCCTGCGTGTACATCGCCCTCTGCCGGTAGAAGGAAGCGTGGTACTGACCCAGAAGATTAAAGACGTGTTCGATCGAGGGGATAAAGGTGCCTTGATGGTACAGGAGCAACTGCTCAGCGATGAGCAGGGTAATCCGTTGGTGAGCATCGAAGTGACCACGGTATTACGTGGTAACGGCGGTTTTGGCGGCCAGCCGCAACCCTCACAGCGCCCAGAAGCCATTCCTGATCGCCGTCCTGATTGCACGCTGGAAATCCGCACCCCCGAGGGCGCCGACACCTTGTTCCGGTTATCGGCCGACATTGCGGTCGCCGCGCAGGCGCAAGCGGACACGCAGCAATACATGCTGCGCGGATTGGGCTGTTTTGGTTTGGCCGGGCGAGGTGCTTTGCTAATGGCCTGCGACAATGAACCCGATCGCCTGCGCGCCATTGGCGTGCGCTATGCCGGGCCGATGCTGACAAGTGAAACCATGCGCATCGACTTGTGGCACGTGCGCTCGGGTTTTGCGCTGTTCAAGATGCACGCCTGCGAACGCGATGCGCCGGTGCTGAGCCACGGCTTCATCGAGTTCGACCCAGCCTGAAATCAAGGCTGGGGTTCAGTCTCCTCCGGGGCCACAGCGTCTTCAGCTGTGGCTTTGGAAGCGCCATTTTTGGGTTTGGTCAGAGCTGCCGCCCTCATGCTGGCACTGTCGGTGGGTTGCCCGATCAGAGTCTGTACGACTATTCGAGCAATGGCCGCATTGACACGCTTGGCACCAAGCCCTCGCTCCATGACCACCGGGTCCAACGCCGCCAAGCGCTCCATTGCCGCATGCAATACAGTGGCCTCTGCATATGCGTCGCTTTTTTTGCGTCCGCCCATGGGTGGATTGACCGCAAGGATCAGCTTGGCAAAGCGTTCGATGAACGGGATATAGGTGTTCATTCGCAGCTCTTCGAAACGAGGGTCGCCACGGTCTGCTTCCAGGTTTCGATAACGCAACACCTCGCGATGACGGCTCCAGACCATGTTCAATGATTCGATAATACCCAGCGCTTCTTCCTCGTAACGCGCAGGGTTCCAAGGCTTTTCAAGCAAACGTGCTACTTCAGCCATCTCCTCGCCGGCATCAAGACTCAGCGCATACAGCACATCCTGCACATCATCGAAATACATATAAAAGCTTGCCGATGACGT
This genomic interval from Pseudomonas putida contains the following:
- a CDS encoding CaiB/BaiF CoA transferase family protein, which produces MTMHNIAKEALAGLRVLDMTRVIAGPYAGQILADLGADVLKVERQGEGDDIRRIGPPWIKGTENEPHQESTYSQSVNRNKRSISVNFAEREGAELLRQLAAKSDILLENYRTGTLAKYGLSYEELREINPRLIYCSITGFGQTGPYANRSGYDYLIQAMAGVMSVTGHRDEHAGDGPMRVGVPVADICAGLYAAIGVLAAVNHRHESGEGQHIDVSLFDSQVAALLNTFSAWFNGGKELGRTGNDHPSASPYGVYAVDDGFILVATFNDREFARLAAAVDRSEWIEDPRFARNGARVANRQELSALLTEALRGRGKDEWIAHLNAATVSCGPINSMADLERDPHAIEREMIVPLEHPVNGTIRTAASPMRFSSTPVQYKSAPPTIGEHTSEILGDWLGMNPAHIEELRQRNVI
- a CDS encoding SDR family NAD(P)-dependent oxidoreductase, with product MKNPMSLAGRTIVVTGAGQGIGLGIARLAIELGANVAAVDLNADALHSAAHELGEHYLPLAGSVSDQAFVQSAVEQAVSHFGAVHGLVNNAGIGRPAMIEKMTLEQWQQVIDVHLTGSFFFTQAVGQHLLQRARAGDSAPGSIVFISSDAGRRGSLGQINYSAAKSGMFGMAMTAAREWAKHGIRANAVCFGMVETAMTEKVRTDPKFLETYLAQIALGRFASPEEVSVPVCFLLSEAASYITGQVLSVNGGYTIAV
- a CDS encoding MaoC family dehydratase N-terminal domain-containing protein, which gives rise to MSLDYQTLMNWPFAASTRTYGRADSIRFAKGFGAGVDPSWQDIDSRFIDDNPALTGLPMSAVALADGEFWQQDPRSGIVWQQMVHAQESLRVHRPLPVEGSVVLTQKIKDVFDRGDKGALMVQEQLLSDEQGNPLVSIEVTTVLRGNGGFGGQPQPSQRPEAIPDRRPDCTLEIRTPEGADTLFRLSADIAVAAQAQADTQQYMLRGLGCFGLAGRGALLMACDNEPDRLRAIGVRYAGPMLTSETMRIDLWHVRSGFALFKMHACERDAPVLSHGFIEFDPA
- a CDS encoding enoyl-CoA hydratase, yielding MEYQDISYEIIGHVARISHNRPGNANAESENLLAELDHALDLAKKDDNVRVLIIGAIGKHFSAGHDLMDGMEKRGEFSPEQHWLWESEHYLGNALRIWDFPKPTIAQVQGACIAGGFMVANMCDIMIAADDAFFSDPVAHSLAAASVETLVHPWVMGIRKAKEFLFTGQKISASEAKEWGMVNHVVPRAELEQYTMNMAEHIAKAPPIGLRMLKRSINRSADIMGFRNSIMAHFDTHILSTSTNEHYAVAAAGMRASLEAAKKAQS
- a CDS encoding acyl-CoA dehydrogenase family protein; translated protein: MTSTFSFKPLQLPAALEPLRQEVRSFLQDSASQWSGWKIGHSWTGFDREFSLEVGRRGWIGMTWPKAYGGHERSGLERYVVVEEMLAAGAPLGAHWFGDRQSGPLLLRLGSEEQRRRFIPLIVKGQASFCIGLSEPDSGSDLASLRSRATRVAGGWRLNGRKVWTTNAHLCDFMIGLFRTGASADAERHKGLSQFLIDMRSSGIEVRPIHDLTGEAHFNEVVFDDVFVPDDMLVGQEGDGWSQATAELAFERSQPDRYMSSFPLLPLTIEALHGDHKADRLAARKLGEAYAELTVLREMSLSILGQLQDGHSPAKEAALVKDLGNTHEQRIPELVRELLDTPSTLVRGNKLSELQGFLVQNVPSFSLRGGTREILRGIIAKGLGLR
- the folE gene encoding GTP cyclohydrolase I FolE → MSEQLSQHYQAILQGLGENVEREGLLDTPKRAAKAMQYLCNGYQKTVEELVNGALFESDNDEMVIVKDIELYSLCEHHLLPFIGKAHVAYIPSGKVLGLSKIARIVDMFARRLQIQENLTRQIAEAVQQVTNAVGVAVVIEAKHLCMMMRGVEKQNSMMTTSVMLGQLRECANTRQEFLQLIRSQK
- a CDS encoding acyl-CoA dehydrogenase, with product MNISEMLAEQVNRLFTDRIDRQTWVDAEDGRPATVLWAEIEQLGIPLAMCQEQHGGAGLSWTESEPMLRLCGTHAVPLPVGETAIAAWALSCAGLQVPEGPMAVSTSVYQLDGQDRLLGRDPQLSWLPQVEHVVLLAEREGDLYLCLVRASEGEQQIVETLDRLPCAQWNLSNTRPEQFAAAPPILGTSTLQPLIAVLRSIQMAGALAKVLEFCVDYANTRVQFGKPIGKFQAIQHMIAELASQAAAAQVAGLYAARMIDAGNPFQAAAVAKALVGKAAGRAAAMAHQVFGAIGVTDEHSLHYYTRRLWQWRADAGSEHYWAERLGQQILARDGAALWSRLTQPMEQSA
- a CDS encoding MaoC/PaaZ C-terminal domain-containing protein; this encodes MSLDYQRIKNWSIPEARQTYSERDTILYALGVGAATCNPLAAEDLQYVYEPGLKALPTMASILAGGASWLADPETGIDLSKVLHGEQFLTLHQPLPAHGEVIGRDQVDEIFDKGADKGAVMYMSRRIYCARTETLLATSKWSTFMRGNGGFGGSAEGQPKPHPIPTDRPCDLSIELESRPEQAVIYRLSGDLNPLHIDPAFSALAGFDKPILHGMSSYGMAGRALIKLLCDNDPARLRELNLRFAAPMYPGETLRIEAWREGPGQASFRVIATQRDITILNNGYVEFDA
- a CDS encoding SDR family NAD(P)-dependent oxidoreductase gives rise to the protein MALLSGKVAIITGAGRGLGAAYATLLAAEGAAIVVNDLGRDENGAYIAESVAQGIRDSGGQAVAHTQDISTVEGGQTLCATALEHFGRADILINNAGILRDKSFLKLSEADWDAVIAVNLKSMYAVTQPVFGWMKENGGGVIVNTSSTSGLVGNFGQANYAASKCGAWGFSNVLAIEAAKFGVRVWTLAPAAVSALTAPLMDEISKAQLAPEHVAQVVLYMVSELSGQRTGHCLFASGQSVRELKLVSAEGIRGGGVDPQFSAQRLAAEEDKVFRSETALTIMDFAR
- a CDS encoding lipid-transfer protein; this encodes MSNKVLVAGVGMVKFTKPGKSEMYDVMGAQAIASALKDAGIEYGQVQQAYAGFVSGDTCSGQTALYHAGLTQIPVINVNNACASGSSALFLARQAVMSGVVDVALAVGFEQMNPGALAGSDAAARTPITVRIDEATRRIRGWDELAPTGPQYFGGAGAEYMEKYNVTAELFGRVSVKARSHAGRNPYALFTDPLTLEQVMGSPAIFGPLTRLMCCPPTCGAAATVVVSEAYARKHGLANCVEIAGMSLTTDGPQSYESGSMIQVVGAGMTSRAAQQAYAQAGVGPQDLDLVELHDCFSSNEIISYEALGLCAEGGSERFVLDGDNTYGGKVVTNPSGGLLSKGHPLGATGLAQIAEVSWHLRGLAGDRQVPGARLGLQHNVGLGGACVVTILKRI
- a CDS encoding TetR family transcriptional regulator, translated to MANDVTMNKQGQTLGRKGLETRQRLMSATRRLLYTHPLPDITAVAIAKAASTSSASFYMYFDDVQDVLYALSLDAGEEMAEVARLLEKPWNPARYEEEALGIIESLNMVWSRHREVLRYRNLEADRGDPRFEELRMNTYIPFIERFAKLILAVNPPMGGRKKSDAYAEATVLHAAMERLAALDPVVMERGLGAKRVNAAIARIVVQTLIGQPTDSASMRAAALTKPKNGASKATAEDAVAPEETEPQP